The Shewanella sp. MTB7 genome includes a window with the following:
- a CDS encoding aminotransferase class V-fold PLP-dependent enzyme: protein MNNDNKDVASGLNRRNFLKTSTGLVLAGAGTMMFPSIAAAKGDGEGVTQFKGHHSDSKLWRKVRKEFVLNKRTTYMNVGTSGSMPKSILKSYARSNEMISANPWQSNVPTIELAKQVAPGFGADDHELVLNRNTTDGMNSIINGLQFEDGDVILSTHHEHPAVTIPLKHVSERYGVEVVEVEIPVYTGENEISEDDFVNAFADAVAEYGSRVRLIVFSHVTYTTGTTLPAKRICKEVAIPNRIPTLIDGAHTPGMFNLNFHDIDCDFYSGAGHKWQCGPGATGILYVRDNAQRLAEFWNDRETPLWCINSSSSSTALQAKLQSIGQDNYPAKQALADCCAMWEEIGRDVIEERVLDLSELCKEELFDTFPFASFYAPNIRELSSGLTTFNPFYDQYDGELLTEFRDRLHEEYGYIVRTTSFYNKKEDMQKIHTIRISTHLFHDEDDVEGLVKAMKRLYRKMS from the coding sequence ATGAATAATGATAATAAAGATGTCGCATCAGGTTTAAACCGTCGAAATTTTTTGAAAACCTCGACTGGATTAGTGCTTGCAGGTGCTGGCACTATGATGTTTCCATCAATCGCCGCAGCTAAAGGAGATGGAGAAGGGGTTACCCAGTTTAAAGGCCATCATTCCGACAGTAAATTGTGGAGAAAAGTACGTAAGGAATTTGTATTAAATAAGCGCACTACTTACATGAACGTGGGCACCTCTGGCTCGATGCCGAAAAGCATTTTAAAGTCTTACGCTCGTAGCAATGAGATGATCTCAGCTAATCCTTGGCAGAGCAATGTGCCAACAATTGAACTGGCTAAGCAGGTCGCTCCAGGCTTTGGTGCCGATGATCACGAACTCGTATTAAACCGTAATACCACTGATGGTATGAACTCCATAATTAACGGCTTGCAGTTCGAAGACGGCGATGTCATTTTATCGACTCACCATGAGCATCCTGCTGTAACAATACCGCTTAAACACGTAAGTGAACGCTATGGTGTTGAAGTCGTCGAAGTTGAGATCCCTGTATATACCGGCGAGAACGAGATCTCAGAAGATGACTTTGTTAACGCATTTGCCGATGCTGTCGCTGAATACGGTAGCCGAGTTCGTTTGATTGTTTTCTCTCATGTGACCTACACCACGGGAACCACCTTACCGGCTAAGCGTATTTGTAAAGAAGTCGCTATTCCAAATCGTATACCGACACTCATTGACGGTGCCCATACTCCGGGTATGTTTAATCTCAACTTCCACGACATTGACTGCGATTTCTACTCAGGGGCTGGCCATAAATGGCAGTGTGGCCCAGGCGCAACTGGGATCCTGTATGTACGTGATAATGCCCAGCGTTTAGCCGAGTTTTGGAATGACCGTGAAACACCACTTTGGTGCATAAACTCATCCTCTTCCTCGACTGCACTGCAAGCTAAGTTGCAGTCTATTGGTCAAGATAACTACCCAGCTAAGCAAGCGTTAGCCGATTGTTGCGCTATGTGGGAAGAGATTGGCAGAGATGTGATTGAAGAGCGAGTGCTGGATCTCAGCGAGCTATGTAAAGAGGAGTTATTCGACACCTTCCCGTTTGCCAGCTTCTATGCACCTAATATCCGTGAGCTATCAAGCGGTTTAACCACCTTTAACCCCTTTTATGACCAATACGACGGCGAGTTATTAACCGAATTTCGCGATCGTCTACATGAAGAGTATGGCTATATTGTGCGCACGACCTCTTTCTATAACAAAAAAGAGGATATGCAAAAAATCCACACTATCCGGATCTCGACCCACCTCTTCCATGATGAAGATGATGTCGAAGGATTAGTCAAAGCGATGAAACGTCTATACCGAAAAATGTCGTAA
- a CDS encoding zinc-ribbon domain-containing protein, which produces MLFLVGMDKKYELLAPLMTCHCLRCGEDKQWRLYKEIEWASLFFIPVWRFTPDYLLVCETCQDRVKLSRILGKQLALIDSHGQDLHDEVEALVAKHQHN; this is translated from the coding sequence ATGTTGTTTCTTGTGGGTATGGACAAAAAGTATGAGTTGTTAGCGCCCTTGATGACTTGCCACTGCCTACGTTGTGGCGAGGATAAGCAGTGGCGTTTGTATAAGGAAATCGAATGGGCCTCACTCTTTTTCATCCCAGTCTGGCGATTTACTCCCGACTATTTGTTGGTATGCGAGACATGTCAGGACAGGGTGAAACTGTCCCGGATATTGGGCAAGCAACTCGCACTTATCGATTCTCACGGGCAAGATTTACATGATGAAGTTGAAGCTTTAGTGGCTAAACATCAGCACAACTAA
- the ppnP gene encoding pyrimidine/purine nucleoside phosphorylase: MLAVNEYFEGQVKSIGFQGEGKPASVGVMEAGVYEFGTAKPEVMQVLSGALTVLLPGSDEWQTFNAGDKFDVVGDAKFQVKVSIQTAYLCIYG; encoded by the coding sequence ATGTTAGCCGTAAATGAGTATTTTGAAGGGCAAGTTAAGTCGATTGGTTTTCAAGGCGAAGGTAAGCCTGCTTCTGTAGGTGTGATGGAAGCGGGAGTGTATGAATTTGGTACTGCTAAGCCTGAAGTGATGCAGGTGCTATCGGGCGCATTGACTGTGCTTTTGCCTGGAAGTGATGAATGGCAGACTTTCAATGCTGGCGATAAATTTGATGTGGTTGGTGACGCTAAGTTTCAGGTGAAAGTTTCTATTCAAACGGCTTACTTGTGTATATATGGCTAA
- a CDS encoding class I SAM-dependent methyltransferase, translating into MMRLPMLAGLIVGASLTTVDAAPLSLSELNEILVSSDRPAKDSERDDARKPAKVMQFASVESGDHILDLFAGGGWYSELFSMAVGPTGKVYAQNDNVIWRFAEKRIIERTKDNRLNNVVRFDKIDIADMDIPDKSIDIAFTALNYHDLFFTYNVDDKTGKKTEFRQQAVDHKAALAKVRASLKDDGVFIIIDHEAVRGSGYDAPNSVHRIDSNIVKYQMKEAGFRLVEEAFYLKNPDDNKAINVFEDETRGKTDRFIYKFIKS; encoded by the coding sequence ATGATGAGATTACCAATGTTAGCTGGTTTGATAGTAGGGGCGAGTTTGACGACTGTAGACGCCGCTCCTTTGTCGTTAAGTGAATTGAATGAAATATTAGTGAGCAGTGATCGCCCTGCAAAAGACAGTGAGCGGGATGATGCACGTAAACCCGCAAAGGTGATGCAATTTGCCAGTGTGGAAAGTGGCGATCATATTTTGGATCTGTTTGCTGGCGGAGGTTGGTATTCAGAGCTCTTCTCGATGGCAGTAGGCCCGACAGGAAAGGTTTATGCTCAAAATGACAATGTGATATGGCGTTTTGCTGAAAAACGTATCATAGAGCGTACCAAAGATAATCGCTTAAATAATGTGGTTCGTTTCGACAAAATCGATATTGCTGATATGGACATTCCCGACAAAAGTATCGATATTGCCTTTACCGCCTTAAATTATCATGACCTTTTCTTTACCTATAATGTGGATGACAAAACCGGTAAGAAAACTGAGTTTCGTCAACAGGCCGTCGATCATAAGGCAGCGCTGGCAAAGGTTAGGGCGTCGTTGAAAGATGATGGTGTATTTATCATCATTGATCATGAGGCTGTAAGAGGTTCAGGTTATGACGCACCAAATTCAGTGCATAGAATTGACTCAAACATCGTCAAGTATCAGATGAAAGAGGCGGGTTTTAGGTTAGTTGAGGAAGCTTTTTACTTGAAGAATCCTGACGATAACAAGGCGATAAATGTGTTCGAAGATGAGACTCGTGGCAAAACGGACAGGTTTATCTATAAGTTCATTAAAAGTTAA
- a CDS encoding immunoglobulin-like domain-containing protein, whose product MKSLTLNLVGAGITLAISSLSVPVFANGSDMVNPESGVVVGYWHNWCGGAGYKGGVAPCVSLAEIDPQYNVVDVSFMKAYGAAGTIPTFKLDPDIGLTESQFIDQISELNRQGRSVLIALGGADAHIELRLGQEQDLADEIIRLVELYGFDGLDIDLEQAAVTAADNQVVIPAALRIVKDYYHAQNKNFLITMAPEFPYLTSGGKYVPYITALEGYYDWINPQFYNQGGDGIYIEGLGWIAQNNDNLKQEFIYHIADALANGTNGFTKIPHDKLVFGIPTNIDAAATGFINDPQKLYAAFNQLKQQGQPLRGVMTWSINWDMGQNSAGLTYQESFIKAYGPFIHGQEILPPEPDNGKPIFSGLSNVRVTLGGHFDALAGVNARDMEDGDITADIQVEGRVNTSELGLYALTYKVADSDDNVTEQVRTVEVYNTKPEFTGVANITITLGSQFNVMAGVSANDAEDGDLTASISVEGEVNSEHVGQYPLIYRVTDGAGQESRVERVVTVKEQGAVCDNAWDGTTVYLGGETVSHKSKSWLAGWWTKGDEPGTTGEWGVWTSKGDSDCDGGTPPVVKPTLGVAGLSSRYLLQQGSVDIHFSVNVNQTMVVSTSLVQGSNTFASAEVELSNEGTLTLSAINLEAGSYEVVVEAKANNLIYRSAVSLVEEDSEGGDYPEYVSGTQYQAGDVVTNAGGLYQCRPWPNSGWCGGSATHYAPGTGSAWNDAWFSQ is encoded by the coding sequence ATGAAATCGTTAACACTCAATCTTGTCGGAGCTGGCATTACTCTGGCAATAAGTTCTTTGTCGGTACCCGTTTTTGCTAATGGTAGCGACATGGTTAATCCTGAGTCTGGCGTGGTTGTTGGCTATTGGCATAACTGGTGCGGTGGTGCGGGTTATAAAGGCGGCGTAGCCCCTTGTGTTTCTTTAGCCGAAATCGATCCACAGTACAATGTGGTCGATGTGTCATTTATGAAAGCTTATGGTGCCGCTGGCACTATACCTACCTTCAAGCTAGATCCTGACATTGGCTTAACAGAAAGCCAGTTTATCGATCAAATCAGCGAACTTAACCGTCAGGGACGTTCGGTCTTGATAGCCCTTGGTGGCGCGGATGCCCACATTGAGTTGCGACTGGGTCAAGAGCAAGATTTAGCCGATGAGATTATCCGCCTTGTGGAGCTGTATGGCTTCGATGGACTCGATATCGATTTAGAACAAGCCGCTGTTACCGCAGCTGATAACCAAGTGGTGATCCCAGCAGCTTTACGCATTGTTAAAGACTACTACCATGCTCAAAATAAGAACTTTTTGATCACCATGGCCCCAGAGTTTCCTTACCTTACAAGCGGTGGCAAGTATGTCCCTTATATCACGGCATTAGAGGGTTATTATGACTGGATAAACCCCCAGTTTTATAATCAAGGTGGCGATGGTATCTATATCGAAGGCTTAGGTTGGATAGCACAGAATAACGATAATCTCAAACAGGAGTTTATCTATCATATTGCTGACGCGTTGGCCAATGGCACCAATGGTTTCACTAAAATCCCCCACGATAAGTTAGTATTTGGTATTCCAACTAATATCGATGCCGCAGCAACAGGATTTATTAATGATCCACAGAAGCTGTACGCTGCATTCAACCAACTAAAGCAGCAGGGTCAGCCTCTGCGTGGCGTGATGACCTGGTCCATTAACTGGGATATGGGACAAAATTCAGCAGGGCTGACCTATCAAGAGTCATTCATTAAGGCATACGGCCCATTTATTCATGGCCAAGAGATCCTTCCTCCAGAACCGGATAACGGCAAGCCTATTTTCTCGGGATTGAGTAATGTACGAGTGACGCTTGGTGGTCATTTTGATGCGCTAGCTGGGGTCAATGCCCGTGATATGGAAGATGGCGATATTACTGCTGATATTCAAGTAGAAGGTCGTGTTAATACCAGTGAACTTGGTTTATATGCACTAACTTATAAAGTTGCAGATAGTGATGATAACGTCACCGAGCAAGTTCGCACTGTTGAGGTGTATAACACTAAGCCTGAGTTCACGGGCGTTGCAAATATTACTATCACCTTAGGTAGCCAGTTTAATGTGATGGCGGGTGTAAGTGCAAATGATGCTGAAGATGGTGATTTAACGGCGAGTATCTCTGTTGAAGGTGAGGTCAATAGCGAGCATGTGGGTCAATATCCGCTGATTTATCGTGTGACGGATGGTGCTGGACAAGAGTCTCGTGTTGAGCGTGTTGTGACAGTTAAAGAGCAAGGTGCTGTTTGTGATAACGCGTGGGATGGCACGACGGTTTACCTTGGTGGTGAGACGGTCAGTCACAAGAGTAAAAGTTGGCTTGCTGGCTGGTGGACGAAAGGTGATGAGCCCGGCACTACTGGTGAATGGGGTGTCTGGACGTCAAAGGGTGACAGCGATTGCGATGGTGGGACTCCACCTGTTGTAAAGCCAACACTTGGTGTGGCTGGGTTATCTTCGCGCTATCTGCTTCAGCAAGGCTCGGTTGATATTCACTTTTCAGTTAACGTGAATCAAACCATGGTAGTGAGTACAAGTTTAGTTCAAGGTAGCAACACTTTTGCCAGTGCTGAGGTTGAGTTAAGTAATGAGGGAACATTAACACTATCGGCCATTAACCTAGAAGCTGGCAGCTATGAGGTGGTCGTTGAGGCTAAAGCTAACAACCTCATCTATCGCTCAGCTGTGAGCTTGGTTGAAGAGGACAGTGAAGGTGGCGACTACCCTGAGTATGTATCAGGCACCCAGTACCAAGCAGGTGATGTTGTGACCAATGCTGGTGGACTATATCAGTGTCGTCCATGGCCTAACAGTGGTTGGTGTGGAGGCTCTGCCACTCACTATGCTCCAGGTACTGGTAGTGCATGGAATGATGCGTGGTTTTCACAGTAA
- a CDS encoding sugar transporter: MNTPVDTRLAWLRVFLMALAAFIFNTTEFVPVGLLTNLGQSFDMSAAEIGPMITIYAWVVALTSLPAMLLLAQVERKRLLMAIFILFIISHLISAMATSYHILLVSRIGIALAHAVFWSITAAMAVRLAPPEKASQALGLLATGTVLAMVLGIPLGRIIGQYLGWRVTFAGIGLLAFMVMLALWYWLPKIEASNSGDRHSLPTLMRNKPLLWLYLLTVIVVTAQFTAFTYLEPLIQQVFKFTPEITTWVLLIFGGAGIIGSLLFSRYNGQHPQYLMLSGILVLGASLFALAKMGTHLPTLILLAFIWGAAMMLSALALQYRVLKYGSAATDISMAIYSGIFNIGIGAGALLGSRVTMNFGVEYNGLVGGIIILLALLPLWYLLVKRKPIFHCADSI, encoded by the coding sequence ATGAACACACCTGTAGATACCCGTTTAGCTTGGCTTAGGGTCTTTTTAATGGCGCTTGCTGCCTTTATTTTTAATACCACAGAATTTGTACCTGTAGGCTTATTAACTAACCTAGGCCAAAGTTTTGATATGAGTGCCGCCGAAATCGGCCCTATGATCACCATCTATGCATGGGTGGTCGCGCTAACGTCCCTACCGGCCATGTTGTTGCTGGCACAGGTAGAGCGAAAGCGTCTGTTAATGGCTATCTTTATCCTGTTCATTATTAGCCATTTAATTTCGGCAATGGCCACCAGCTATCATATTCTATTAGTTTCACGCATAGGTATTGCATTGGCACATGCCGTATTCTGGTCCATTACTGCAGCCATGGCGGTACGTTTAGCACCTCCTGAAAAAGCCTCTCAAGCCTTAGGTTTGCTCGCGACGGGAACAGTGCTCGCTATGGTACTTGGTATACCTTTAGGACGTATTATTGGGCAATACCTTGGTTGGCGAGTCACCTTTGCCGGAATCGGTTTGTTAGCTTTCATGGTCATGTTGGCACTATGGTATTGGCTACCAAAAATTGAGGCATCTAATAGCGGTGATCGTCATAGCTTACCGACATTGATGCGCAATAAACCTTTGCTTTGGCTCTATCTGTTAACCGTGATTGTGGTGACGGCGCAGTTTACCGCATTCACCTATCTAGAGCCCCTCATTCAACAAGTATTTAAATTCACTCCAGAGATAACCACTTGGGTTTTACTGATTTTTGGAGGGGCTGGAATCATAGGAAGCTTACTGTTCAGCCGTTATAACGGCCAACACCCACAGTATCTGATGTTGAGCGGTATACTGGTACTTGGCGCTTCTTTATTTGCACTAGCGAAAATGGGGACTCATTTACCGACACTGATATTACTGGCCTTTATTTGGGGAGCCGCCATGATGCTCAGTGCATTAGCACTTCAATACCGAGTGTTGAAATACGGCTCGGCCGCGACGGATATCTCTATGGCTATTTATTCAGGAATATTCAATATAGGCATTGGTGCAGGCGCCTTGCTTGGTAGTCGAGTGACAATGAATTTTGGGGTCGAATATAACGGGCTGGTGGGTGGCATCATCATATTACTGGCACTGTTGCCACTTTGGTATCTACTGGTAAAGCGTAAACCTATATTCCATTGTGCTGACTCCATTTAG
- a CDS encoding transporter substrate-binding domain-containing protein encodes MRFFALSKLITKCLFLIFLGGISVQVMARDLDEIQAEGILRHLGVPYASFVTQYTEGNKKIHSGLDIELMQNFATHLGVEYQFIPATWTTVFGKLTGRNGQFINNQVIYSESQDIEGDVMAHGVTVLDWRKEIVDFSDDYFPSAVWLIARIESDLDPIVPSGSINKDITAVKSLIKGREVLAMKQSCLDPDLYNLYKTNAKVILSAKQLQLNEMVPAILNNEAEMTLLDIADSLIALEKWPNKIKVIGPISEEQRMAMGFRKGSPKLREAFNAYLKQIRLDGSYKQLIKKYYPSVFHYYQDYFSLPIESQ; translated from the coding sequence ATGCGATTTTTTGCACTATCTAAGCTAATCACAAAGTGTCTTTTTTTGATCTTCTTAGGTGGAATTTCAGTTCAAGTGATGGCACGAGATTTAGATGAGATCCAAGCTGAAGGGATATTACGTCATCTTGGTGTTCCCTACGCGAGTTTTGTTACTCAGTATACCGAAGGCAACAAAAAGATTCACAGTGGTTTAGATATAGAGTTGATGCAAAATTTTGCAACACATCTGGGGGTGGAGTATCAGTTCATTCCAGCAACTTGGACGACCGTCTTCGGTAAGCTAACAGGGCGAAATGGTCAGTTTATCAATAATCAAGTGATCTATTCAGAAAGTCAGGACATTGAAGGCGATGTGATGGCCCATGGTGTGACTGTTTTAGATTGGCGTAAAGAGATCGTCGATTTTTCTGATGACTATTTTCCCTCTGCTGTTTGGTTGATTGCACGTATAGAGTCAGATCTTGACCCAATTGTACCAAGTGGTTCAATAAACAAAGATATTACTGCTGTTAAATCATTAATTAAAGGTAGAGAAGTACTGGCGATGAAGCAATCATGTCTGGATCCCGATCTTTATAACCTCTATAAGACAAATGCCAAGGTGATATTATCTGCCAAGCAGCTGCAATTAAATGAGATGGTACCCGCTATCTTAAATAATGAAGCGGAAATGACATTGTTAGATATTGCCGATTCACTCATTGCATTGGAAAAATGGCCGAATAAGATCAAGGTTATTGGTCCTATCTCTGAAGAGCAGAGAATGGCGATGGGATTTAGAAAAGGCTCACCTAAGCTAAGGGAAGCTTTTAATGCGTATTTAAAGCAGATCAGACTTGATGGAAGTTACAAGCAGCTAATCAAGAAATACTATCCAAGTGTGTTTCATTATTACCAAGATTATTTCTCTCTTCCGATAGAATCCCAATAG
- a CDS encoding putative bifunctional diguanylate cyclase/phosphodiesterase has protein sequence MNIKKWFNSRTAIIIAGILLTAYLFLILTVTNLGQSRLKESQHNALDLKVSNYTDNLSFFFDVSQENISNLSKNGAINTYFSNRAAGMSLEYGLSSSLFNLRQAINTFTLTSMIDQHQIYQRLLVVGLGETVIADTEPDMFFDVSQVPMKLMERADIKIVMLSTQDGPAITLLNTIYHQGKPVAVLIAEINNDVVIHQLSTQEHESSGSCLKLVTPLGDILVWDSLKQLAVFNPVSRGSYKAIGSFNPRKPQSHSNISAHNIYLEKDITGTPFKLKSWFEPVNEQDIFTSAWFIAGISLLALPVMLGLFYLMRVNNVNLVLQTQILVSSEQQQALTNQNVLLLEEVDKRKASENKLAYQATHDELTGLANRTHSMAKLDEAIGTAQANQTKVLVMFLDLDNFKQVNDTVGHQAGDELLKQTSVRLLNSVRNTDTVARFGGDEFMIIMSELPHQNMAKMQSNSILRLFEQPFLIDCQEFFVSTSIGMSIYPQDGDSAETLLKKADTALYRAKDAGRNGYSFYNERMNQEIQRKLALTVRLHQAINLGDIEIYYQPILDLSRRKIVGAEALMRWTDNELGVVSPEEFIPLSEKNGLIHKLGDIVLHKACSQAAKWQGISPIKIAINFSSVQFRYCEQLQARIVEVLAETGLAADKLDMEVTESLLIEKDNSLMTMLAYLKQLGIEFSIDDFGTGYSALSYLQKFPFSKLKIDRAFINKMASSKADRALVTAILAMAKSLELKVVAEGIEDEQQAQFLQSHGCEFGQGFLFSRPVTAEAFTQLLLEQETCSAIA, from the coding sequence ATGAATATAAAGAAATGGTTTAACAGTAGAACTGCCATTATTATCGCTGGCATTCTTTTAACGGCTTATCTATTTTTAATCCTGACAGTGACCAACTTAGGTCAAAGCAGATTAAAAGAATCTCAACATAATGCTTTGGATCTTAAAGTCAGTAATTATACTGATAATTTGAGCTTTTTCTTCGATGTGAGTCAGGAGAATATTAGCAATCTGAGCAAAAATGGGGCGATTAACACTTATTTTTCTAACCGAGCTGCAGGGATGTCTCTGGAGTATGGACTTAGCTCGAGTCTGTTTAATCTAAGGCAGGCAATCAACACTTTTACTCTAACGAGTATGATAGATCAACATCAGATTTATCAAAGGCTACTGGTTGTTGGTTTAGGTGAAACGGTTATCGCTGACACTGAACCAGATATGTTTTTCGATGTTAGCCAGGTCCCAATGAAATTGATGGAAAGGGCTGATATTAAAATAGTGATGCTATCAACCCAAGATGGGCCAGCGATTACGCTTCTAAATACAATTTACCATCAAGGTAAACCTGTCGCAGTATTGATTGCAGAGATTAATAACGATGTCGTTATTCACCAGCTTTCAACTCAAGAGCATGAGAGTAGTGGTAGCTGTTTAAAGTTGGTTACACCACTTGGTGATATCTTAGTGTGGGACTCGCTTAAGCAATTAGCTGTGTTTAATCCAGTATCCAGGGGCTCTTATAAAGCGATTGGGTCATTTAATCCTAGAAAGCCCCAAAGTCACAGCAATATATCAGCTCATAATATCTACCTCGAGAAAGACATTACTGGGACTCCCTTTAAATTAAAGAGTTGGTTTGAGCCTGTTAACGAGCAGGATATTTTCACCTCAGCTTGGTTTATTGCGGGGATCTCTTTATTGGCACTGCCTGTCATGCTCGGTTTGTTTTATTTAATGAGGGTAAATAACGTTAACTTAGTGTTACAGACTCAAATTCTCGTTTCATCTGAGCAGCAACAGGCACTAACTAACCAAAATGTACTGTTACTTGAAGAGGTCGATAAGCGTAAAGCGTCAGAGAATAAGCTCGCTTATCAGGCGACTCACGATGAACTCACTGGTTTAGCGAACCGAACCCACAGTATGGCTAAATTAGATGAGGCAATTGGAACTGCTCAGGCTAACCAAACTAAAGTGTTGGTTATGTTCCTTGATTTGGATAATTTTAAACAGGTCAATGATACCGTGGGGCATCAAGCTGGAGACGAGCTATTAAAACAAACCAGCGTACGATTACTCAATTCTGTGCGAAATACTGACACAGTGGCTAGATTTGGCGGGGATGAATTCATGATTATTATGTCTGAACTACCTCATCAAAATATGGCTAAGATGCAGTCAAATTCGATATTGAGACTCTTCGAGCAACCATTTCTTATCGATTGCCAAGAGTTTTTTGTGTCGACCAGCATTGGTATGTCTATCTATCCACAGGATGGAGATAGCGCGGAAACTCTACTTAAAAAGGCTGACACTGCGCTGTACCGGGCAAAAGATGCGGGTCGAAATGGCTATAGTTTCTATAACGAGCGTATGAATCAAGAGATACAGCGTAAATTAGCGCTAACTGTTCGTCTGCATCAGGCGATAAATCTTGGTGATATTGAGATCTACTATCAACCGATTTTAGATTTATCTCGCAGAAAAATAGTCGGTGCCGAAGCATTAATGCGGTGGACTGATAATGAGCTAGGTGTTGTATCGCCAGAGGAATTCATTCCGTTATCTGAGAAAAATGGTTTAATTCATAAGCTTGGGGATATAGTTCTACATAAGGCATGTTCACAAGCTGCAAAGTGGCAAGGGATAAGTCCGATAAAAATCGCGATTAATTTCTCTAGTGTACAGTTTAGATATTGCGAGCAGTTACAGGCTAGGATCGTTGAAGTTCTCGCTGAAACAGGTCTTGCTGCAGATAAGTTAGATATGGAGGTGACTGAAAGCTTATTAATTGAAAAAGACAATAGTTTGATGACTATGTTGGCTTACCTTAAACAGTTGGGTATTGAGTTTTCAATTGATGATTTTGGTACTGGGTATTCAGCCTTGAGTTATCTGCAAAAGTTCCCATTCTCCAAGTTAAAAATTGATCGTGCATTTATTAACAAAATGGCGTCAAGTAAGGCAGATAGAGCTCTAGTAACGGCGATACTTGCCATGGCTAAATCCCTGGAATTAAAAGTTGTAGCCGAAGGGATCGAAGATGAGCAGCAAGCTCAATTCCTGCAAAGCCATGGTTGTGAGTTTGGTCAAGGGTTTCTCTTTAGTCGCCCTGTGACTGCGGAGGCATTTACACAATTGCTTTTGGAACAAGAGACCTGCAGTGCCATTGCATGA
- a CDS encoding peptidylprolyl isomerase, translating to MIIFTTNLGNIEIELDFERAPVSAKNFLKYCQDGFYDGTIFHRVISGFMVQGGGFTAEMDEKPTRAAIVNEANKGLKNVIGTLAMARTDAPHSATGQFFINLANNTFLDHTATTNTGWGYAVFGKVSAGMEVINKIAKVKTISVMGHDDVPQEMIIVEKVSVF from the coding sequence ATGATTATTTTCACTACAAATTTGGGCAATATCGAGATTGAGTTAGATTTTGAGCGTGCACCTGTGAGTGCGAAAAACTTCTTGAAGTATTGTCAGGATGGTTTTTACGATGGGACGATTTTTCATCGGGTCATCAGTGGTTTTATGGTGCAAGGGGGCGGGTTTACTGCCGAAATGGATGAGAAGCCAACGCGGGCAGCCATAGTCAATGAGGCGAATAAAGGCCTAAAGAATGTGATCGGGACACTGGCAATGGCGAGAACCGATGCACCGCACTCAGCGACTGGGCAGTTCTTTATTAACTTGGCAAATAACACATTTTTAGATCATACCGCGACGACCAATACAGGTTGGGGTTATGCGGTTTTTGGTAAGGTGAGCGCTGGCATGGAGGTGATTAATAAGATAGCTAAAGTGAAAACCATCTCCGTCATGGGTCATGACGATGTGCCGCAGGAGATGATTATTGTCGAAAAGGTGAGTGTGTTTTAA
- a CDS encoding BMC domain-containing protein, with protein sequence MINSIGCLEVNSIARGYLVADAMLKAANVEILFNRTICPGKFMVMVSGDVSAVKASVEAGLFVGGGDIIDDLIISNVHPDVFPAISGTRVVEETGALGIIETFSVSAIVEAADAAVKAANIELLGVHMAMAIGGKGYITLTGDIASVTAAIEAAAERIKSKGVLVAKVVIPNPSKEMLQGKV encoded by the coding sequence ATGATAAATTCAATTGGATGTCTCGAAGTTAATTCGATTGCTCGTGGTTATTTAGTGGCTGACGCAATGTTGAAAGCGGCAAATGTGGAAATTCTATTTAACCGTACTATCTGCCCCGGTAAGTTTATGGTGATGGTCAGTGGTGATGTGTCGGCAGTAAAAGCCTCGGTTGAAGCGGGTTTATTTGTCGGTGGCGGTGACATTATTGACGATCTGATTATCTCTAATGTTCATCCTGATGTTTTTCCTGCAATATCAGGCACCCGGGTGGTTGAGGAGACCGGCGCACTCGGTATCATTGAAACTTTTTCTGTTTCGGCCATTGTTGAGGCGGCCGATGCCGCGGTAAAAGCAGCCAATATCGAACTTCTTGGTGTACATATGGCTATGGCGATAGGGGGCAAAGGATATATTACGTTAACAGGGGACATCGCTTCTGTGACGGCAGCTATTGAGGCCGCGGCTGAGCGGATTAAGTCTAAGGGAGTGTTGGTCGCTAAAGTCGTTATTCCAAACCCAAGTAAAGAAATGTTACAAGGAAAGGTATAA